A single region of the Gemmata palustris genome encodes:
- a CDS encoding glutamate synthase-related protein, producing the protein MNATGLERVRSGNLLYTDEVGHDACGIGGIAARDGKPSAELLRKAIGALKAMEHRGGVCGDAGDGAGLLFATPQAFFKEEAKRLRFDGARDLRSEDVIAVGVLFIFETEPARADAVRALVRDALSGGPVKFLGFRPVPVHNDVLPAKARATRPAAIEQALFKVEGDAVAADRWLVLSRLELRERLATAKLAAYVVSLSASLVGYKGLMTSGQLAGFYQDFTNPAFETGIATFHRRYSTNTFPNWVLAQPFRLTCHNGEINTVRTTRNAVSAFARGLQPPLPGGDLLTPKMSDSASLDEWVEYLMREQNWSLLRALRLSVPPVWDTEADVWGQEAFDLFTYYRRTFGSLAAWDGPAGIIGTDGRMLVGLVDRMGLRPVRWCSDSRGWLYIGSESGVFGLDTTTIVASGQLQPGQMIALDTETGERLDSYQIMARVVTEAQSELGDVRDLNRRQIIIPEGFDYTRQTDDTVGAMLTDRSWSLDHLLQAAGWDFDRAVFVREMAKLKKEPLSSMGHDRVLTVFSAHHPTLFKYLQQTFAEVTNPPIDPYREGGAMSLTTYLGRGPLTSAAGTGGAEAEALPTRQMELPSPVISDAIVEEIRQNEVLGFKLLDATFPLQGGTDALRSSLVALQSAAEKAVHDGYHVLCLSDKEACKRGIFPIPSLLALGAVHQYLCRQGLRDKCSLIVQAGDIQEGHDICCLVAFGADAVHPYLMLRLVKDGLTFKDPDSKQELKIDAREALENLFAALEDTIKKVISKMGITTIEGYRGAQLFEAVGFGPDLMAFLGEFPSRLSGIGFAELVDDAQWRVQQAEKMTVLGRNRDYHAFNAKVRMALRDAVKEAHPEPEQGGGEMAYTAPPSDDDPGASQRVADKFIKFTDMVNTRVPTVLRDLFSIKPGAQITPLADVQPAGSMIADHFRGAAMSHGALTGASHMTIAAAVNELGATSNSGEGGEARWRNDLPERAYGAFWEKVRAQRVAHPEIYTLDGDIAKSRFRSRIRQIASGRFGVDAEYLVNADEISIKMAQGAKPGEGGQLMGKKVTTEIAEIRFAKPGTDLISPPPHHDIYSIEDLAQLIYDLKAVKPGTPVSVKLVAVENIGTIAVGVAKAGADIIEIDGIDGGTGAAMVSSKEHAGLPSEMGLAEAHQALVVNGLRTSVKLRVGGGIKNGHDVIKYALFGADEFSFGQGLMVSVGCIVCKSCHIPNCPTGITGSPEIFKGHPEHTKAYLHAVAHEVRVLLSRMGFKHISEITGRSDLLVPRTDLKEKHPRPALLDLSKFIQPDMALSRLAETHPQTPPGRGLCDITGSLNDRLFAAAFDAIDTAQNADLVFRVRNSDRAVGATVAGQIAKLYGREGMPNHRKIKARLEGEVGQSFGAWCVTGLDLELRGFAQDGVAKGISGGTVVVTLDYTISNYGGEIQSVTGNNVGYGATGGTIFIGGRAGHRLGIRNSGATIVAEAAGKYACEYMTRGKVLILGPVENEIGSGMTGGELFIFDPKTDVPAKLHGKSVTVIDCAHVDYEWMHPLLHQYFARTGSRQAEYLLKNWADVRRGRRLRKVLPLAVARAMEDLKTAGTNAG; encoded by the coding sequence ATGAACGCGACCGGTTTAGAACGGGTCCGCAGTGGCAACCTCCTCTACACCGACGAAGTGGGCCACGACGCCTGCGGCATCGGCGGCATCGCCGCCCGGGACGGAAAACCGTCCGCAGAACTTCTCCGAAAAGCGATCGGCGCGCTCAAAGCAATGGAGCACCGCGGGGGCGTGTGCGGCGACGCGGGCGACGGCGCGGGGCTCCTGTTCGCTACCCCTCAAGCCTTCTTTAAGGAAGAGGCCAAGCGACTCCGGTTCGACGGCGCGCGCGACCTGCGTTCCGAAGACGTCATCGCGGTCGGTGTGCTGTTCATTTTCGAGACCGAGCCGGCGCGCGCAGACGCCGTCCGGGCGCTGGTCCGCGACGCACTCTCCGGCGGGCCGGTGAAGTTCCTCGGGTTCCGCCCGGTCCCCGTACACAACGACGTGCTCCCGGCGAAAGCGCGGGCCACGCGCCCGGCAGCCATCGAACAAGCACTGTTCAAAGTCGAGGGCGACGCGGTCGCGGCCGATCGGTGGCTCGTGCTGTCGCGCCTCGAACTCCGCGAGCGCCTCGCGACCGCCAAGCTCGCGGCCTACGTCGTGTCCCTTTCGGCATCTCTCGTCGGCTACAAGGGGCTCATGACGAGCGGGCAGCTCGCGGGCTTCTACCAGGACTTCACGAACCCCGCGTTCGAGACGGGTATCGCCACGTTCCACCGCCGGTACAGCACGAACACCTTCCCGAATTGGGTACTCGCGCAACCGTTCCGGCTCACCTGTCACAACGGCGAAATCAACACGGTCCGCACTACCCGTAACGCGGTGTCGGCGTTCGCGCGCGGGCTGCAGCCGCCGCTCCCCGGGGGCGACCTGCTCACGCCCAAAATGAGCGACTCGGCCAGCCTCGACGAGTGGGTCGAGTACCTGATGCGCGAGCAGAATTGGAGCCTGCTGCGCGCGCTGCGGCTCTCCGTCCCGCCCGTGTGGGACACCGAAGCCGACGTGTGGGGACAAGAGGCGTTCGACCTCTTTACTTACTACCGGCGCACGTTCGGGAGCCTCGCCGCGTGGGACGGCCCTGCGGGTATCATCGGGACCGACGGTCGCATGCTCGTCGGGCTGGTGGACCGCATGGGGCTGCGCCCGGTGCGCTGGTGCTCGGACAGTCGCGGGTGGCTGTACATCGGTAGCGAGTCCGGGGTGTTCGGTTTGGACACGACCACGATCGTCGCAAGCGGGCAACTCCAGCCGGGGCAGATGATCGCCCTCGACACCGAAACCGGCGAGCGCCTCGACAGCTACCAGATCATGGCCCGCGTCGTGACCGAAGCGCAGAGCGAACTCGGCGACGTGCGCGACCTGAACCGCCGGCAGATCATCATCCCCGAAGGGTTCGACTACACCCGACAAACGGACGATACCGTGGGCGCGATGCTCACGGACCGCTCGTGGTCCCTCGACCACCTGCTCCAAGCCGCGGGCTGGGACTTCGACCGCGCGGTGTTCGTGCGCGAAATGGCGAAGCTCAAGAAGGAGCCGCTGTCGAGCATGGGCCACGACCGCGTGCTGACCGTGTTCAGCGCGCACCACCCAACGCTGTTCAAGTACCTGCAACAGACGTTCGCCGAAGTCACCAACCCACCCATCGACCCGTACCGCGAGGGCGGGGCGATGTCGCTGACGACCTATTTGGGGCGCGGGCCGCTCACGAGCGCCGCAGGGACCGGAGGCGCTGAAGCGGAAGCACTCCCGACGCGCCAAATGGAACTCCCCTCCCCCGTCATCTCGGACGCGATCGTCGAGGAGATCCGGCAGAACGAGGTGCTCGGCTTCAAACTGCTCGACGCGACGTTCCCGCTCCAGGGCGGTACGGACGCGCTGCGTTCGAGCCTCGTCGCGCTCCAGAGCGCGGCGGAGAAGGCGGTTCACGACGGGTACCACGTGCTCTGCCTCTCCGATAAGGAAGCGTGCAAGCGCGGGATCTTCCCGATCCCGTCGCTGCTCGCGCTCGGTGCGGTCCACCAGTATCTGTGCCGCCAGGGGTTGCGCGATAAGTGCAGCCTGATCGTGCAGGCCGGCGACATCCAAGAAGGCCACGACATCTGCTGTCTGGTCGCGTTCGGTGCAGACGCGGTTCACCCGTACCTGATGCTCCGCCTCGTGAAGGACGGGCTGACGTTCAAAGACCCTGACTCGAAGCAGGAACTGAAGATCGATGCGCGCGAGGCGCTGGAGAACCTGTTCGCGGCGCTCGAAGACACGATCAAGAAGGTGATTTCCAAAATGGGGATCACCACCATCGAGGGCTACCGCGGCGCACAACTATTCGAGGCCGTCGGGTTCGGGCCGGACCTCATGGCGTTCCTCGGCGAGTTCCCCAGTCGTTTGAGCGGCATCGGGTTCGCGGAACTGGTGGACGACGCCCAGTGGCGCGTGCAGCAGGCCGAGAAGATGACCGTGCTGGGCCGCAACCGCGACTACCACGCCTTCAACGCGAAGGTGCGGATGGCTCTCCGCGACGCAGTAAAAGAGGCACACCCGGAACCCGAACAGGGCGGCGGGGAGATGGCCTACACCGCCCCACCGAGCGACGATGATCCCGGCGCGTCCCAGCGCGTGGCCGACAAGTTCATCAAGTTCACCGACATGGTGAATACCCGCGTGCCCACGGTGCTGCGCGACCTCTTCTCGATCAAGCCGGGAGCGCAGATTACGCCCCTCGCAGACGTTCAACCCGCCGGCTCGATGATCGCGGACCACTTCCGTGGCGCAGCAATGAGTCACGGCGCGCTCACCGGCGCGTCGCACATGACGATCGCGGCCGCCGTGAACGAACTCGGGGCGACGAGCAACTCGGGCGAGGGTGGCGAAGCTCGCTGGCGCAATGACCTTCCGGAACGGGCTTACGGCGCGTTCTGGGAGAAAGTGCGTGCCCAGCGCGTCGCGCACCCGGAGATTTACACCCTGGATGGCGACATTGCGAAGAGCCGGTTCCGCAGTCGCATCCGGCAAATCGCGTCCGGCCGGTTCGGGGTAGACGCCGAGTATCTGGTGAACGCGGACGAGATCTCGATCAAGATGGCGCAGGGCGCGAAGCCCGGCGAGGGCGGCCAGTTGATGGGCAAGAAGGTGACGACCGAGATCGCGGAGATCCGGTTCGCCAAGCCCGGTACGGACCTCATCAGCCCGCCGCCGCACCACGACATTTACAGCATCGAAGACCTTGCGCAGCTCATCTACGACCTGAAGGCGGTGAAGCCCGGCACGCCGGTTTCGGTGAAGCTGGTCGCGGTGGAGAACATCGGGACCATCGCGGTCGGCGTGGCGAAGGCCGGGGCCGACATCATCGAGATCGATGGTATCGACGGCGGCACCGGCGCCGCGATGGTGTCGAGCAAGGAGCACGCCGGGTTGCCGAGCGAGATGGGGCTCGCGGAAGCGCATCAGGCGCTCGTCGTGAACGGACTCCGCACGAGCGTGAAGCTCCGGGTCGGAGGTGGGATCAAGAACGGGCACGACGTCATCAAGTACGCCCTGTTCGGCGCGGACGAGTTCAGCTTCGGTCAGGGGTTGATGGTGTCGGTCGGGTGCATCGTGTGCAAGTCGTGCCACATCCCGAACTGCCCGACGGGGATCACCGGTAGCCCGGAAATCTTCAAGGGGCACCCGGAACACACGAAGGCATATCTGCACGCGGTCGCGCATGAGGTGCGGGTGTTGCTGTCCCGTATGGGGTTCAAGCACATCTCCGAGATCACCGGGCGCTCGGACCTGCTGGTCCCGCGCACGGACCTGAAGGAAAAGCACCCGCGGCCCGCACTGTTGGACCTCTCGAAGTTCATTCAGCCCGACATGGCCCTGTCGCGGCTCGCCGAAACGCACCCGCAGACGCCCCCGGGCCGCGGGCTGTGCGACATTACCGGGTCGCTCAACGACCGGCTCTTCGCGGCCGCATTCGACGCGATCGACACCGCTCAGAACGCAGACCTCGTATTCCGGGTGCGCAACTCGGACCGCGCGGTGGGGGCGACGGTCGCGGGCCAGATCGCGAAACTGTACGGCCGCGAGGGGATGCCGAACCACCGCAAGATTAAGGCGCGGCTCGAAGGAGAGGTGGGGCAGAGCTTCGGTGCCTGGTGCGTCACCGGGCTCGATCTGGAATTGCGTGGGTTCGCTCAAGACGGCGTCGCAAAGGGCATCTCCGGCGGCACGGTGGTCGTCACGCTCGACTACACCATCAGCAACTACGGTGGCGAAATCCAGAGCGTGACCGGCAACAACGTGGGGTACGGGGCGACCGGCGGAACCATCTTCATCGGCGGCCGCGCCGGGCACCGACTCGGCATCCGCAACTCGGGCGCGACAATCGTGGCCGAGGCCGCGGGCAAGTATGCGTGCGAGTACATGACGCGCGGGAAGGTGCTCATCCTGGGACCGGTCGAGAACGAGATCGGCTCGGGCATGACCGGCGGCGAGCTGTTCATCTTCGACCCGAAGACGGACGTGCCCGCGAAGCTGCACGGCAAGAGCGTGACCGTGATCGACTGTGCCCACGTCGATTACGAGTGGATGCACCCGCTGCTGCACCAGTACTTCGCGCGGACCGGGAGCCGTCAGGCCGAGTACCTGTTGAAGAACTGGGCCGACGTGCGCCGCGGCCGCCGACTGCGCAAGGTACTGCCGCTCGCGGTGGCCCGTGCGATGGAAGACCTCAAAACGGCCGGCACCAACGCGGGGTGA
- a CDS encoding TraR/DksA family transcriptional regulator produces the protein MARQDALLRLHKSLISRRTELRKRLGLELEELAHIKHSSASGDAADAAFDASGEEISSTLAELEAKELAQIERALRRLKSGAYGKCEVCSIKIPIARLNALPFSTLCVNCQREMELDGGWAADHGGTDWGRIADGNPMEDREVRLADIESDLGK, from the coding sequence ATGGCCCGTCAAGACGCTCTCCTGAGACTACATAAGAGTTTGATCTCCCGTCGTACCGAGCTCCGGAAGCGGCTCGGTCTCGAACTCGAAGAACTTGCCCACATTAAACACTCCTCCGCCTCGGGTGATGCCGCGGACGCGGCGTTCGACGCGAGCGGAGAAGAGATATCCTCGACCCTCGCCGAACTCGAAGCGAAAGAGTTGGCCCAGATCGAACGCGCGCTCCGGCGCCTCAAGTCCGGCGCTTACGGCAAGTGCGAAGTGTGTTCGATCAAGATCCCCATTGCCCGGCTCAACGCGCTACCGTTCAGCACGCTGTGTGTGAATTGCCAGCGAGAAATGGAACTCGACGGCGGCTGGGCCGCCGACCACGGCGGCACCGATTGGGGCCGGATCGCGGACGGCAACCCGATGGAGGACCGCGAGGTCCGTCTCGCGGACATTGAGAGCGATCTGGGCAAATAG
- the recJ gene encoding single-stranded-DNA-specific exonuclease RecJ, whose amino-acid sequence MARAEKQWHLLPSDPTATNRLAGTARVSSVVAQLLINRGVRDAAAARRFLETPLGGLLPPMALPGVRDAADRIARAITDKRRICVYGDYDVDGVTGTSVLLRILGKLGADVQFHVPLRLSEGYGLNSERLRDLQRSGVSMVVSVDCGIASLAEAQVARDIGLELIITDHHEMKIGLDGPILPLASVLVHPRLPAPEPYPFGDLSGAGVAFKLAWAVAQRACGSERVPAEMRELLLDAVGLAALGLVADVVPLRDENRIFVRHGLERIRTNPSTGLKALLDASGVKPDQVLTSEDVGFKLAPRLNAAGRLGCASFAVELLTTTSGVKAVQLAQQLEAMNSDRQAHERKYTQAAKEMVEEQFANDPAIVVGSTDWHPGVVGIVASRLVDYFGKPALVIAIQPNEAVATGSARSVPGFALHTALVACDDVLEGHGGHAAAAGFKVRPERIPALRDRFNAYVTSHYPGGAPAQQLTLDAEVPLSAITFGLLKDLDKLEPYGAANPKPKFLASGLKVEGARLIGTGEVQRHMDFRVRQGETTIRCVAWGMADRLEELMSSNGDCCLAFTPKINEWKGYKKIELQVIDLKPGKMVSLV is encoded by the coding sequence GTGGCCCGTGCAGAAAAGCAGTGGCACCTGCTCCCGTCCGACCCGACCGCGACCAACCGGCTCGCGGGGACGGCGCGGGTGTCGTCGGTCGTGGCGCAGCTCCTCATCAACCGCGGCGTGCGGGACGCGGCGGCGGCCCGCCGGTTCCTCGAAACACCGCTCGGGGGCCTGCTCCCGCCGATGGCGCTACCCGGGGTCCGGGACGCCGCGGACCGCATCGCACGGGCCATTACGGACAAGCGGCGCATCTGCGTGTACGGCGACTACGACGTGGACGGCGTGACCGGCACGTCCGTGCTGCTCCGCATCCTCGGCAAACTCGGAGCGGACGTGCAGTTTCACGTCCCGTTGCGACTGTCCGAAGGGTACGGGCTGAACAGCGAGCGGCTGCGCGACCTGCAGCGCTCCGGCGTCTCGATGGTGGTGAGCGTGGATTGCGGGATCGCGAGCCTCGCGGAAGCCCAGGTCGCGCGCGACATCGGCCTGGAACTGATTATCACCGACCACCACGAGATGAAGATAGGGCTGGACGGCCCCATTCTCCCGCTGGCGTCGGTCCTCGTTCACCCGCGGTTACCTGCGCCCGAGCCGTACCCGTTCGGCGACCTGTCCGGGGCCGGGGTCGCGTTCAAACTGGCGTGGGCGGTCGCGCAGCGCGCCTGCGGTTCGGAACGGGTGCCCGCCGAAATGCGCGAACTCCTGCTCGACGCGGTCGGCCTCGCCGCCCTCGGTCTGGTCGCCGACGTCGTCCCACTGCGCGATGAGAACCGAATTTTCGTGCGCCACGGGCTGGAGCGCATCCGCACGAACCCCTCCACGGGGCTCAAAGCGCTCCTCGACGCCAGCGGAGTGAAGCCGGACCAGGTACTGACGTCCGAAGACGTCGGATTCAAACTCGCCCCCCGACTGAACGCCGCGGGGCGCCTGGGTTGCGCGAGTTTCGCGGTCGAGTTGTTGACGACGACCTCGGGGGTCAAGGCGGTTCAGCTCGCGCAACAACTCGAAGCCATGAATAGTGACCGACAGGCGCACGAGCGCAAATATACCCAAGCCGCGAAAGAGATGGTCGAGGAACAATTCGCGAACGACCCGGCCATCGTGGTCGGCTCCACGGACTGGCACCCCGGCGTGGTCGGGATCGTCGCGAGCCGGTTGGTGGATTACTTCGGCAAACCGGCACTGGTGATCGCGATACAGCCGAACGAGGCCGTCGCCACGGGCTCCGCCCGGAGCGTCCCCGGGTTCGCGCTCCACACCGCACTCGTGGCGTGCGACGACGTACTCGAAGGGCACGGGGGCCACGCGGCGGCGGCCGGCTTCAAGGTGCGCCCGGAACGCATCCCGGCTCTACGCGATAGATTCAACGCTTACGTCACGAGCCACTACCCCGGTGGCGCGCCGGCCCAGCAACTCACGCTCGACGCGGAAGTTCCCCTCTCCGCCATCACGTTCGGGCTACTGAAGGACCTCGACAAGTTGGAACCCTACGGCGCTGCGAACCCGAAGCCGAAGTTCCTCGCGTCGGGACTGAAGGTGGAAGGCGCGCGCCTCATCGGTACGGGCGAAGTGCAGCGCCACATGGACTTCCGCGTGCGCCAGGGCGAAACGACGATCCGCTGCGTCGCGTGGGGCATGGCCGACCGGTTGGAAGAGTTGATGAGCAGCAACGGCGACTGCTGCCTGGCCTTCACGCCGAAGATCAACGAATGGAAGGGTTACAAAAAGATCGAGCTCCAGGTGATCGACCTGAAGCCCGGAAAAATGGTGTCGCTGGTATAA
- a CDS encoding helix-turn-helix transcriptional regulator — protein MNGASPGLGAELANKIARLVEERGWNQEVFARIARLNRHTVRQILQGGPKRQLRNLTVSQCADALGLTVSELRTLPLERLLPRMHGKPAADEETLNLLYERAQLPELVAWLERNRDRAIELRPDEVQELLDMQAPGGPLVKLGVDTCVDLIERRRHLVCRVKEIAGTEYFEFLEQFVKLIHEKVKPPGRRG, from the coding sequence ATGAACGGGGCATCTCCGGGGCTCGGGGCCGAACTCGCAAACAAGATCGCTCGGCTCGTCGAAGAGCGCGGTTGGAACCAAGAAGTTTTTGCCCGGATCGCCCGCCTGAACCGGCACACGGTTCGTCAGATCCTCCAGGGCGGGCCGAAGCGCCAGCTTCGGAACCTCACGGTCAGTCAGTGCGCAGACGCACTCGGTCTGACAGTAAGTGAATTGCGCACGCTCCCGCTCGAACGTTTGTTGCCGCGCATGCACGGCAAACCGGCGGCCGACGAGGAGACGCTCAACCTCCTTTACGAACGCGCCCAGTTGCCCGAACTCGTCGCCTGGCTGGAACGCAACCGCGACCGCGCGATCGAGCTGCGCCCGGACGAGGTGCAGGAACTCCTGGACATGCAGGCCCCGGGCGGGCCGCTCGTGAAGCTCGGTGTGGACACCTGTGTCGATCTGATCGAGCGCCGGCGGCACCTCGTCTGCCGCGTGAAGGAGATCGCGGGGACCGAGTATTTCGAGTTCCTCGAACAGTTCGTCAAGCTCATCCACGAGAAGGTGAAGCCCCCCGGGCGCCGGGGCTGA
- a CDS encoding S49 family peptidase: MEPTPPPPSTPPAKSTLRSGCLLPAAVVFLLVSVLVNIVFVLGYTGAISDPLTEAPDNLNEQFYLGDASARDKIAVVRVSGVITESGIAYPIQQLRAAAADRHVKVVVLRVDSPGGTVTASEELYQCVVNVRDNSGRRFPGTGPKPVSVSMGGLAASGGYYIATAGNPIVAEKTTITGSIGVFAALPNVAEWAHKNGVKLELVKAGGIKASGSFFHNLGPEERQTWQDTVDGAYDEFLKTIAAGRPGLNPDALQRETVIERMVPERDEKGNPKLVNGKTVEVKYTRVRADGGTFTAQQAHQFKLIDGIEDLPNAVRNAAARAGLSSFKAVVYERPQSLVEKLTGVQVKGRSAEFGVPDVSANLTPRLWYLAPTADAGLLAPTP; the protein is encoded by the coding sequence ATGGAACCTACGCCACCGCCGCCGAGTACTCCGCCCGCGAAGTCCACTTTGCGGAGCGGGTGCCTGCTACCGGCAGCGGTCGTGTTTTTGTTGGTCTCGGTCCTCGTCAACATCGTCTTCGTACTCGGCTACACGGGTGCGATCAGCGATCCGCTGACCGAAGCGCCCGATAACCTCAACGAGCAGTTCTACCTCGGCGACGCCAGCGCGAGGGACAAAATCGCGGTCGTTCGCGTGAGCGGCGTCATTACCGAGAGCGGCATCGCGTACCCGATTCAGCAGCTCCGTGCCGCCGCCGCGGACCGGCACGTCAAAGTCGTGGTTCTGCGTGTCGATAGCCCCGGCGGAACGGTCACCGCGAGCGAAGAACTCTACCAGTGCGTCGTGAACGTGCGGGACAACAGCGGGCGCCGATTCCCCGGCACCGGTCCCAAACCGGTTTCGGTTTCGATGGGCGGACTCGCGGCCTCCGGCGGCTACTACATCGCCACGGCCGGGAACCCGATCGTCGCGGAGAAGACGACCATTACCGGTTCCATCGGTGTGTTCGCCGCGCTCCCGAACGTGGCGGAGTGGGCGCACAAGAACGGCGTGAAACTCGAGCTCGTGAAGGCCGGCGGTATCAAGGCGAGCGGATCGTTCTTCCACAATCTCGGGCCGGAAGAACGACAAACGTGGCAGGACACAGTCGACGGTGCTTACGACGAGTTCCTCAAGACCATCGCGGCCGGCCGACCGGGACTCAACCCGGACGCGCTCCAGCGCGAAACCGTGATCGAGCGCATGGTGCCGGAGCGCGACGAGAAGGGTAACCCGAAGCTCGTGAACGGCAAAACCGTCGAAGTGAAGTACACCCGCGTTCGGGCCGATGGGGGAACGTTCACCGCGCAACAGGCTCACCAATTCAAACTGATCGACGGCATTGAAGACCTGCCCAACGCGGTCCGTAACGCGGCCGCCCGCGCCGGGCTATCGAGCTTCAAGGCGGTCGTTTACGAACGCCCCCAATCACTTGTCGAGAAATTAACGGGCGTTCAAGTCAAAGGCCGCTCCGCTGAATTCGGGGTTCCAGATGTTAGCGCCAACTTAACTCCGCGCCTCTGGTATCTCGCACCCACTGCCGACGCCGGGTTGCTTGCTCCGACCCCGTGA
- a CDS encoding DHH family phosphoesterase, whose protein sequence is MARRSADPESTSAKTTSSGLRRSDRFLLGLHSFDRVVFVSHVQPDPDSLGSMLGLAHLVETRLGKPTVITRDGLISRAENRALVDVLHLDLVPIEEVEWGTNDAVVMVDSQPRTGRHTFPEAVPLYAVIDHHDTPGDLEGVVFTDIRATHGATCTLVTKYLLEQGAAIPEKVATALLYGIETEVTGYPREASPADDAALIVLYPVADKDVIAQIRNARLPHSYFECTLQAMQSSFIYDRLLLSWVNPLPLPEQAAEVVDFMIRFDQVDYAVCGGVYQDSLILSVRASIENARAGEILRQVVGKLGRAGGHDRRAGGSIPLPSTAPSAIEDIQGELRRRFLKALKIEDTRGQRLVPLREMLQNLQS, encoded by the coding sequence ATGGCGCGTCGAAGCGCCGACCCCGAAAGTACCAGCGCGAAAACGACTTCCTCCGGTTTACGCAGGTCGGACCGGTTCTTGCTCGGCCTCCACTCGTTCGATCGGGTCGTTTTCGTTTCGCACGTTCAACCGGACCCGGACAGCCTGGGCAGCATGCTGGGGCTGGCCCACCTCGTCGAAACCCGCCTCGGCAAACCTACCGTCATTACCCGCGACGGTCTCATTAGCCGGGCCGAAAATCGGGCCCTCGTCGACGTCCTCCACCTCGATCTCGTTCCCATCGAAGAGGTGGAATGGGGCACCAACGACGCGGTCGTGATGGTGGACAGCCAGCCCCGCACCGGGCGGCACACGTTCCCCGAAGCGGTCCCGCTGTACGCGGTCATCGACCACCACGACACCCCCGGCGACCTCGAGGGCGTCGTCTTCACGGACATCCGCGCCACGCACGGCGCGACCTGCACGCTCGTCACCAAGTACCTGCTGGAACAGGGGGCCGCGATCCCGGAGAAGGTCGCGACCGCCCTGCTCTACGGCATCGAAACGGAAGTCACGGGGTACCCGCGCGAGGCCAGCCCCGCGGACGACGCGGCGCTCATCGTGCTGTACCCGGTTGCGGACAAGGACGTGATCGCCCAGATCCGCAACGCCCGGCTCCCGCACAGCTACTTCGAGTGTACGCTCCAGGCGATGCAGAGTTCGTTCATCTACGACCGCCTGCTGCTGAGTTGGGTGAACCCGCTGCCGCTGCCGGAACAAGCGGCCGAGGTCGTGGACTTCATGATCCGCTTCGATCAAGTGGACTACGCGGTGTGCGGCGGGGTCTACCAGGACTCCCTGATCCTGTCCGTGCGCGCGTCGATCGAGAACGCACGAGCGGGCGAGATCTTGCGCCAGGTGGTGGGGAAGCTCGGCCGCGCGGGGGGGCACGACCGGCGCGCGGGCGGGAGCATCCCGCTCCCGAGCACCGCCCCCAGCGCGATCGAGGACATCCAGGGCGAGCTCCGGCGCCGGTTCCTCAAGGCGCTCAAGATCGAAGACACGCGCGGCCAGCGCCTCGTCCCGCTCCGCGAAATGCTCCAGAACTTGCAATCGTGA
- a CDS encoding S1C family serine protease → MRRQLLLVAGFMACSFLGGLAAESLVRGGSASAGTGRGLAPMDTTNGAGLPHDRFQVVIKQLGPSVVAVDAVKPAPSGASKSDPVEESGSGVIVKFPGANGVVVVTNYHVVGAASPGKVYVTLSDGRIVQPARIWGDPESDLSLLNIDDTTLPAAELADSARVKRGQWVLAFGSPFGLNQTVTHGIISATDRGQISLGSTIRIKEFLQTDAAINPGSSGGPLVDLDGRVVGINTAIASKSGNNSGVSFSIPANLVKRIAGQLIEKGTVTRGYLGVQLASAIEPAEALRLGLNRVSGALVEIVHPNTPAAAAGLRVGDVVLRIEDVDLRDENHLINVVSALPPGQKIKLTVWRDRKALDAEIVVGDYSGQKVRSNKP, encoded by the coding sequence ATGCGCAGGCAACTGCTACTTGTGGCCGGATTTATGGCGTGCTCGTTCCTCGGTGGGCTGGCGGCCGAGTCCCTGGTGCGCGGGGGGAGCGCTTCCGCAGGGACCGGCCGGGGACTGGCCCCGATGGACACGACGAACGGGGCCGGCCTCCCCCACGACCGGTTCCAGGTGGTCATCAAGCAGCTCGGTCCGTCCGTCGTGGCCGTGGACGCGGTGAAGCCGGCGCCCTCCGGTGCGAGCAAGTCGGACCCGGTCGAGGAATCCGGCTCCGGCGTGATCGTGAAGTTCCCCGGTGCGAACGGTGTGGTCGTCGTGACGAATTACCACGTCGTGGGCGCGGCATCACCCGGGAAGGTATACGTCACGCTCTCGGACGGCCGAATCGTGCAGCCGGCGCGGATCTGGGGCGACCCGGAATCGGACCTCTCGCTGCTAAACATTGATGACACCACCCTCCCCGCCGCCGAACTCGCGGACAGCGCCCGGGTGAAACGCGGGCAGTGGGTGCTCGCGTTCGGTAGCCCGTTCGGGCTGAACCAGACGGTCACGCACGGGATCATCTCCGCGACCGATCGCGGGCAGATCTCGCTCGGTTCGACGATCCGCATCAAGGAGTTCCTGCAGACCGACGCCGCGATCAACCCGGGTTCCAGTGGCGGCCCGCTGGTCGATCTCGACGGGCGCGTGGTCGGCATCAACACCGCGATCGCGTCCAAAAGCGGGAACAACAGCGGCGTGTCGTTCAGCATCCCGGCGAACTTGGTAAAGCGGATCGCGGGGCAGCTCATCGAGAAGGGTACGGTGACGCGCGGGTACCTCGGCGTGCAGCTCGCGAGCGCGATTGAGCCGGCCGAGGCCCTGCGCCTCGGGCTGAACCGCGTGAGCGGCGCGCTGGTGGAAATCGTTCACCCGAACACGCCCGCGGCCGCGGCCGGGCTCCGGGTCGGCGACGTGGTCCTTCGCATCGAGGACGTGGATTTGCGGGACGAGAACCACCTCATCAACGTGGTGTCGGCACTGCCCCCGGGGCAAAAGATCAAGCTCACCGTGTGGCGCGACCGCAAGGCCCTGGACGCTGAGATAGTGGTGGGGGATTACAGCGGGCAAAAGGTTCGGTCGAACAAACCGTAA